The following coding sequences lie in one Listeria ivanovii subsp. londoniensis genomic window:
- a CDS encoding S66 peptidase family protein has translation MIPAKLKQGDEIRVIAPSRSMSIIVDNQIKLAEKRLNELGFIVSFGEHVLETDCMLSSSIHSRVSDIHEAFNDSNVKAILTVIGGFNSNQLLPYLDYELISENPKILCGFSDITALATAIYTQTELVTYSGAHFSTFSMERGLDYTIESFQACLTQTEAYLFKESDFWSDDLWYLDQQNRDFIPNTGLSVVHHGEAEGTLLGGNLCTLNLLQGTEFMPNLKDTILFLEDDEQTTPELFDRNLESLLSQPGADEIKGLVIGRFQNKSAVTEEQLSYIIQTKPALHNIPVITGADFGHTQPNATFPIGGTVKIATNQAAKIYIVKH, from the coding sequence ATGATTCCAGCTAAATTAAAACAAGGGGATGAAATTCGTGTTATTGCACCAAGCCGTTCGATGAGTATTATAGTGGATAATCAAATAAAATTAGCAGAGAAAAGGTTAAATGAATTAGGTTTCATCGTGAGTTTTGGGGAACACGTGTTAGAAACAGATTGCATGTTGAGTTCTAGTATTCATTCTCGTGTATCTGATATTCATGAAGCATTTAATGATAGCAATGTAAAGGCAATTTTGACTGTGATTGGTGGATTTAATAGTAATCAATTATTGCCATATCTAGATTATGAATTAATATCCGAGAATCCAAAAATTCTTTGTGGATTCTCGGATATTACCGCACTGGCAACGGCCATTTACACGCAAACAGAACTAGTTACTTACTCTGGCGCTCATTTCTCTACTTTTTCGATGGAGCGGGGACTTGACTATACGATAGAATCATTTCAAGCATGCCTAACACAAACGGAAGCTTATCTTTTTAAGGAAAGTGATTTTTGGAGTGATGATCTGTGGTATCTTGATCAACAAAATAGAGATTTTATACCAAATACTGGCTTATCCGTCGTACATCACGGTGAGGCTGAGGGTACGCTGCTTGGTGGTAATTTATGCACGCTTAATTTATTACAGGGAACCGAATTTATGCCTAATCTAAAAGATACAATTTTATTTTTAGAAGACGATGAGCAAACAACTCCGGAACTTTTTGATCGCAACTTAGAATCGCTTCTTAGTCAGCCAGGTGCAGACGAAATAAAAGGTTTAGTCATTGGCCGTTTCCAAAATAAATCTGCTGTCACGGAAGAGCAACTAAGCTATATCATCCAGACAAAACCTGCGCTGCATAATATTCCGGTTATCACGGGGGCGGATTTTGGACACACCCAACCAAACGCTACTTTTCCAATTGGTGGAACAGTCAAAATAGCTACCAATCAAGCAGCTAAAATTTATATTGTAAAACATTAA
- a CDS encoding DNA-3-methyladenine glycosylase I: MPEELRCPWSINDPFELEYHDKEWCVPSTDDTYLFEMLNLEGAQAGLSWKLILHKRKAYQEAFFGFDIAKCANLTDEQLAEITAKAAIIKNRLKVKAVRTNAIATQKVQAEFGTFADYIWSFTNNKRIINKWDSVNSVPASNELSEKMSKDLKKRGFKFVGPVIIYSYLQAIGMVDDHLITCPFHTIHREERR; the protein is encoded by the coding sequence TTGCCTGAAGAATTACGTTGCCCGTGGTCTATTAATGATCCATTTGAACTGGAATACCACGACAAAGAGTGGTGTGTCCCTAGCACGGATGATACTTATTTATTTGAAATGCTCAACTTAGAAGGAGCCCAAGCTGGTCTTTCTTGGAAATTAATTTTACATAAAAGAAAAGCCTATCAAGAAGCTTTTTTTGGTTTTGATATTGCTAAATGTGCGAATTTAACTGATGAACAATTAGCAGAAATTACTGCAAAAGCTGCAATCATTAAAAATCGGCTAAAAGTCAAGGCTGTTCGAACAAATGCAATAGCCACTCAAAAGGTTCAAGCAGAATTTGGCACATTTGCAGATTATATTTGGAGCTTTACAAATAACAAACGAATTATCAATAAATGGGACAGTGTAAATTCTGTACCAGCTAGCAATGAATTATCCGAAAAAATGAGTAAAGATTTAAAAAAACGTGGCTTTAAATTTGTTGGTCCAGTTATTATTTATTCTTATCTTCAAGCGATTGGTATGGTAGATGATCATTTAATTACCTGTCCATTCCATACGATTCATCGGGAGGAGAGACGATGA
- the acnA gene encoding aconitate hydratase AcnA — MTNWKEKAKASFKLNDKTYHYYKLKTLEEDKLTNIEKLPYSVRVLLESVLRQADGRVIKDTHIEDLAHWSKDGNDGEVPFKPARVILQDFTGVPAVVDLASLRKAMADLGGDPEKINPEIPVDLVVDHSVQVDSYANPEALKINMDLEFKRNMERYQFLNWAQKAFDNYRAVPPATGIVHQVNLEYLANVVIANEVADGEFVAFPDSLVGTDSHTTMINGIGVLGWGVGGIEAEAGMLGQPSYFPIPEVIGVKLTGALPNGATATDFALKVTQVLREQKVVGKFVEFYGPGVATLPLADRATVANMAPEYGATCGFFPVDKEALNYLKLTGRDAEQIELVEAYLEANDLFFTPEKVEPNYTQTVEMDLSTIEPNLAGPKRPQDLIPLSKMKDTFRESLTAKAGNQGFGLDKSSLAKEVTVTFGNGDKSTMKTGSVAIAAITSCTNTSNPYVMLSAGLVAKKAVEKGLEVPKFVKTSLAPGSKVVTGYLEKAGLLPYLEKLGFDLVGYGCTTCIGNSGPLKDEIEEAIQENDLLVSAVLSGNRNFEGRIHALVKANFLASPPLVVAYALAGTTNVDMLTEPIGRGNNGEDIFLDDIWPSSEEVKALVQETVTPELFREQYAHVFDENAAWNAIETTEDALYKWDEDSTYIANPPFFDNLAKEAGEVEALSDLRIIGKFGDSVTTDHISPAGAIGKDTPAGKFLQDQGVAIRDFNSYGSRRGHHDVMMRGTFANIRIKNQIAPGTEGGYTTYWPTGEVMSIYDASRKYIENNTGLVVLAGDDYGMGSSRDWAAKGTNLLGIKTVLAKSYERIHRSNLVMMGVLPLQFQPGEDAETLGLTGSESLQVEIGEDVVPRDIIQVTATREDGSQFTFKALARFDSEVEIDYYRHGGILPMVLRGKLK, encoded by the coding sequence ATGACTAATTGGAAAGAAAAAGCAAAAGCATCATTCAAGCTAAACGACAAAACGTATCATTATTACAAACTTAAAACCTTAGAAGAGGATAAGCTTACAAACATTGAGAAATTACCATACTCTGTTCGTGTTTTACTAGAATCAGTTCTACGGCAAGCAGATGGTAGAGTGATTAAAGATACTCATATTGAAGATCTTGCGCATTGGTCCAAAGATGGTAATGACGGAGAAGTTCCGTTTAAACCTGCTCGAGTGATTTTGCAAGATTTCACCGGAGTTCCAGCTGTTGTTGATTTAGCTTCATTACGAAAAGCAATGGCGGACCTCGGTGGCGATCCTGAGAAGATTAATCCAGAAATCCCCGTTGATTTAGTAGTCGATCATTCAGTACAAGTCGACAGCTATGCCAATCCAGAAGCTTTAAAAATTAATATGGATCTTGAGTTCAAACGAAATATGGAACGCTATCAATTTTTAAATTGGGCACAAAAAGCATTTGATAACTACCGAGCAGTTCCGCCAGCGACTGGCATCGTCCATCAAGTTAACTTGGAATATTTAGCTAATGTTGTGATTGCAAATGAAGTAGCGGACGGTGAATTTGTTGCTTTCCCTGATTCACTTGTTGGAACAGACAGCCATACAACGATGATTAATGGCATCGGTGTGCTAGGTTGGGGTGTCGGTGGTATCGAAGCAGAAGCAGGGATGCTCGGACAACCGTCTTATTTCCCAATCCCAGAAGTTATTGGTGTCAAATTAACCGGAGCATTACCAAATGGAGCAACAGCAACTGATTTCGCCTTAAAAGTAACACAAGTATTACGGGAACAAAAAGTAGTTGGTAAGTTTGTAGAATTCTATGGTCCAGGCGTTGCAACATTACCACTTGCTGATAGGGCTACTGTAGCGAACATGGCGCCAGAATATGGTGCAACATGTGGCTTTTTCCCAGTGGATAAAGAAGCGTTAAATTATTTAAAATTAACTGGTCGTGATGCAGAACAGATCGAATTAGTAGAAGCTTATTTAGAAGCCAACGATTTATTCTTTACACCAGAAAAAGTCGAACCTAATTATACACAAACTGTCGAAATGGATCTTTCTACGATTGAACCAAATCTAGCTGGACCAAAACGGCCACAAGATTTGATTCCACTTTCTAAAATGAAAGATACGTTCCGTGAATCACTTACTGCTAAAGCTGGCAACCAAGGATTTGGACTAGATAAATCAAGTTTAGCCAAAGAAGTTACCGTGACTTTTGGTAATGGTGATAAGTCAACAATGAAGACTGGTTCTGTTGCGATTGCGGCGATTACAAGTTGCACGAATACTTCTAATCCATACGTCATGTTAAGCGCTGGTTTAGTTGCTAAAAAAGCAGTCGAAAAAGGCTTAGAAGTACCAAAATTTGTCAAAACATCCTTAGCTCCTGGCTCCAAAGTAGTTACTGGTTATTTAGAAAAAGCTGGGTTACTTCCTTATCTGGAAAAGCTCGGTTTTGATTTAGTTGGCTATGGTTGTACAACATGTATTGGTAACTCCGGACCACTAAAAGATGAAATTGAAGAAGCAATTCAAGAAAACGATTTACTTGTTTCTGCTGTTTTAAGTGGAAATCGTAACTTTGAAGGTAGAATTCATGCGCTTGTAAAAGCAAACTTCTTAGCATCACCACCACTTGTTGTTGCTTATGCACTTGCTGGAACAACAAATGTAGATATGTTAACAGAACCAATCGGACGTGGAAATAATGGAGAAGATATCTTTTTGGATGATATTTGGCCAAGTTCAGAGGAAGTAAAAGCACTTGTTCAAGAAACAGTAACCCCAGAACTTTTCCGTGAGCAATATGCCCACGTGTTTGATGAAAATGCAGCTTGGAATGCTATCGAAACAACAGAAGATGCGCTTTATAAATGGGATGAGGATTCCACATATATCGCCAATCCACCCTTCTTTGATAATTTAGCAAAAGAGGCAGGAGAAGTAGAAGCTTTATCTGATCTTCGGATTATCGGCAAATTTGGGGACTCTGTTACAACTGATCATATTTCACCAGCCGGAGCAATCGGAAAAGATACACCAGCCGGAAAATTCCTTCAAGATCAAGGTGTTGCTATTCGTGACTTTAACTCCTATGGCTCTCGCCGTGGACATCATGATGTGATGATGCGCGGAACTTTCGCGAATATTCGTATTAAAAATCAAATCGCTCCTGGAACAGAAGGCGGTTATACAACCTACTGGCCAACAGGTGAAGTGATGTCAATTTATGATGCATCTCGTAAGTATATTGAAAATAACACTGGTTTAGTGGTGCTTGCTGGCGATGATTATGGAATGGGATCCTCTCGTGACTGGGCAGCCAAAGGAACTAATTTACTTGGAATAAAAACGGTTTTAGCAAAAAGTTATGAGCGGATTCACCGTTCGAACTTAGTGATGATGGGTGTTTTACCACTTCAATTCCAACCAGGTGAAGATGCAGAGACACTTGGATTAACTGGTTCTGAAAGTCTTCAAGTAGAAATAGGCGAAGATGTAGTTCCTAGAGATATTATCCAAGTAACAGCTACTCGAGAAGATGGTAGCCAGTTTACTTTTAAAGCACTGGCAAGGTTTGACTCAGAAGTTGAAATTGACTATTATCGTCATGGTGGAATCTTACCAATGGTATTACGTGGAAAATTAAAATAA
- a CDS encoding STAS domain-containing protein, translating into MQISQILISRREELIEAFYEEYYTKTDEYKLRLDAGEEEESIRSLSMNSCAMIIDSITGAKERDFNTIGKRRFNDKTDIKKIHQHMSEVDKLILAKLMLWKEQEANLYTDMDIIQFMMEVKDILTSIQQRVLEGFMQENRKKVAEQRKEIIQLSTRIIPITATVGVLPIVGTLDDDRGYFMKEKAIESADKLNIDTIVIDFSSAILKDDLATKHMEDMIQSFKLIGLIPILSGMQPSFAQRTIQVGSNISKLDSFGSLEQALKHLGI; encoded by the coding sequence ATGCAAATTAGTCAAATATTAATTAGCCGCCGTGAAGAATTAATCGAAGCTTTTTATGAAGAATATTATACGAAAACAGATGAATATAAGTTACGACTTGATGCTGGTGAAGAAGAGGAATCTATTCGTTCATTAAGTATGAACTCTTGCGCCATGATTATAGATTCGATAACTGGTGCAAAAGAGCGTGATTTTAATACAATTGGCAAAAGGCGTTTCAATGATAAAACAGACATAAAGAAAATTCACCAGCACATGAGCGAAGTAGACAAATTAATTCTTGCAAAACTAATGTTGTGGAAAGAGCAAGAAGCGAATTTGTACACAGATATGGATATTATACAATTTATGATGGAAGTAAAAGACATATTAACTTCGATTCAACAACGTGTGCTAGAAGGATTCATGCAAGAAAATCGTAAAAAAGTAGCAGAGCAGCGTAAAGAAATCATTCAATTATCAACGCGAATTATCCCAATCACTGCAACGGTTGGAGTACTGCCAATTGTTGGTACATTAGATGATGATCGTGGTTATTTTATGAAAGAAAAAGCGATAGAGTCTGCTGATAAATTAAATATCGACACCATTGTGATTGATTTTTCTAGCGCGATTTTAAAAGACGATTTAGCTACGAAACACATGGAAGATATGATTCAATCCTTTAAATTAATTGGTTTGATACCAATCCTTTCTGGTATGCAGCCGAGTTTTGCTCAACGGACGATTCAGGTAGGTTCGAATATCTCCAAATTGGATTCATTTGGCTCCTTAGAACAAGCACTTAAGCACTTAGGAATATAA
- a CDS encoding general stress protein: protein MKKWEVFAVQNVGAAEEIIEKLVSEGYEKEDISVLAKSKHNKNLETLAEKENIEIERPVNEEAFGIISGILQSLSGAIVIPQAYNPKYGALYAAGPFAKWFSKTDDKSVKKLLEDFDLTEEQIDKMIGNLHADNILIFAR from the coding sequence ATGAAAAAATGGGAAGTATTTGCAGTTCAAAATGTCGGTGCAGCAGAGGAAATCATCGAAAAGTTAGTAAGTGAAGGCTATGAGAAAGAGGATATCTCCGTTTTAGCTAAATCGAAACATAATAAAAACTTAGAAACATTAGCGGAAAAAGAGAACATCGAAATCGAACGTCCAGTAAATGAAGAAGCATTTGGTATTATTTCTGGAATACTACAATCACTTAGTGGCGCAATTGTTATTCCACAAGCATATAATCCGAAATATGGTGCTTTATATGCAGCAGGTCCATTTGCCAAATGGTTCTCTAAGACAGATGATAAATCTGTCAAAAAATTATTAGAGGATTTTGATTTAACTGAAGAACAGATCGATAAAATGATTGGAAATTTACATGCAGACAATATTTTGATTTTTGCAAGGTAA
- a CDS encoding DEAD/DEAH box helicase, translating into MEHFTAVQNKMIPYSVKQAGKKLMEDGEIIQFYEKDATGHFLTYFIDQNVVEDAGSENYACSCADFQLNAICKHIYATHLKMEKEKQKAAKQDFKNRILTQESNTLLSLFQQNMAQQLDVEEDNTNKTPLQTQYIIRLKPDDFSHIMTIEVKVGTERTYVVKNMNTFLAAVRDRQWLVFTKNFAYDPNEHYFAEADKKILEKLLQISEIAKMYDTDTFYWNKSYAEEKNLTIPPSMASGLLELLSERDTMCILMKDRVEDIKYRGLAVRHEQLDFIFELRKSADDKYQLEMEDIQQAIFLEAYQLLFFDGTFFIPTHEVWESLKPLIEFHKVTKNEVVQFSESQLSEVVSYVLPALQKSGKLKLDDSIEGRITQQPLDCKLYIALEYGEHTLRLEYHYGNQQFDPFITTEEENEKIMIRDVEKETRVMNILESAPVHFSGTKMVVNKQEKDLYQFYYRTIPKLAEFAEIYMEDGLEEMVEDNVRPVTTLDVSGNNDYLSVTFDFKGIPEEEVQNVLESLREKRSYHRLKNGRFLSLESENYKQMEDVLQMLEVRKKDVQSNMQVPLYRGMQIYDILGAGTQDEHHKFSRSFRELLTDITTQSEDSFDLPRGLKAELRDYQLTGFEWMKSLAKYNLGGILADDMGLGKTVQTISFLASELENNPNLKPVLIVTPASLLYNWQSELEKFAPMIPVTVLHGTKESRMAEMKEMKRGHVYLISYPSLRQDILNLADVAFSSVIIDESQAIKNYHTKASQAVRALKRNHVFALSGTPLENSIDELWAIYQTLMPGFFPSLRKFKEIPYENIAKMIRPFLLRRLKQDVVKELPDKIETNLYSELTDEQKTIYLAYLEKIQADLEESSGNASEERIKLLAGLTRLRQICCDPSLFVENYQGESGKLLQLFDTIQTARENGKRILIFSQFTGMLAIIRRKLEEDGQTFFYMDGKTPSRTRLDMVNSFNEGENDIFLISLKAGGTGLNLVGADTVILYDLWWNPAVEEQATGRAHRIGQKRVVQVFRMITKGTIEERIFDLQKKKQALVDELIQPGEQMLGKLSTEEIKQILQMDNGRAEK; encoded by the coding sequence ATGGAGCACTTTACCGCAGTTCAAAATAAAATGATTCCATATAGTGTTAAGCAGGCCGGGAAAAAATTGATGGAAGACGGAGAAATTATTCAGTTTTATGAAAAGGACGCAACTGGTCATTTCCTTACATATTTTATTGATCAAAATGTAGTGGAAGATGCTGGAAGTGAAAATTATGCGTGCAGTTGTGCAGATTTTCAGTTAAATGCGATTTGCAAGCATATTTATGCGACACATTTAAAAATGGAAAAAGAAAAACAAAAAGCAGCTAAACAAGATTTTAAAAATCGAATTCTTACACAAGAATCCAATACGCTTCTATCCCTTTTTCAACAAAATATGGCGCAACAACTCGATGTAGAAGAAGATAACACGAATAAAACACCGCTTCAGACGCAATATATTATTCGTCTGAAGCCAGATGATTTTAGCCATATCATGACTATCGAAGTGAAGGTTGGGACAGAACGAACGTATGTCGTGAAAAACATGAATACATTTCTTGCTGCAGTCCGTGACCGGCAGTGGCTCGTATTTACGAAGAATTTTGCTTATGACCCAAACGAACATTATTTTGCAGAAGCGGATAAAAAAATTCTAGAAAAGCTGCTTCAAATTAGTGAAATTGCGAAAATGTATGATACGGATACTTTTTATTGGAATAAATCTTATGCAGAAGAAAAGAACTTAACGATTCCGCCAAGTATGGCAAGTGGCTTATTAGAGCTCTTGTCTGAACGTGATACGATGTGTATTCTTATGAAAGATCGAGTGGAAGATATTAAATACCGCGGTCTAGCTGTTCGTCATGAGCAATTAGATTTCATTTTTGAACTTAGAAAAAGTGCTGATGATAAGTACCAATTGGAAATGGAAGATATACAGCAAGCAATCTTTTTGGAAGCATATCAACTCCTATTTTTTGATGGTACCTTTTTTATTCCAACACATGAAGTCTGGGAATCTTTAAAACCACTGATAGAGTTTCATAAAGTAACGAAAAATGAAGTCGTGCAATTTTCTGAGTCGCAATTAAGTGAAGTCGTTTCTTATGTTTTACCAGCTTTACAAAAGAGCGGAAAACTAAAATTAGACGATTCGATTGAAGGTCGTATCACGCAACAACCACTTGACTGCAAACTCTATATCGCATTAGAGTACGGCGAACATACTTTGCGACTAGAGTATCATTATGGCAATCAACAATTCGACCCATTTATTACAACAGAGGAAGAAAACGAAAAAATCATGATTCGTGATGTTGAAAAAGAAACACGAGTGATGAATATTTTAGAAAGCGCACCTGTTCATTTTTCTGGAACAAAAATGGTAGTGAACAAGCAAGAAAAAGATCTATATCAGTTTTATTATCGGACGATTCCAAAGCTTGCAGAATTTGCGGAAATATATATGGAAGATGGACTGGAAGAAATGGTGGAAGATAATGTTCGTCCTGTAACAACATTAGATGTTTCTGGCAACAATGATTATCTTTCCGTGACCTTTGATTTTAAAGGTATACCTGAAGAAGAAGTCCAAAATGTCCTAGAATCTTTACGCGAAAAACGAAGCTATCATCGTTTGAAAAATGGTCGTTTCTTATCACTAGAATCAGAAAACTATAAACAAATGGAAGACGTTCTCCAGATGCTTGAAGTTCGTAAAAAAGATGTCCAAAGTAATATGCAAGTCCCACTTTATCGAGGGATGCAAATTTATGATATTCTAGGAGCGGGAACGCAAGATGAACATCATAAATTTAGCCGGTCATTTCGCGAATTATTAACGGATATAACTACACAATCGGAAGACAGTTTTGATTTACCAAGAGGGTTAAAAGCGGAATTACGTGATTATCAACTGACAGGGTTTGAGTGGATGAAGTCACTTGCTAAATACAATCTTGGTGGGATTTTAGCCGATGACATGGGACTGGGGAAAACAGTTCAAACCATTAGTTTCTTAGCATCTGAATTAGAAAATAATCCGAACTTGAAACCAGTATTAATCGTTACACCAGCTTCTCTACTATACAATTGGCAAAGCGAACTTGAAAAATTTGCACCAATGATTCCTGTTACTGTTTTACATGGAACAAAAGAGTCGCGCATGGCTGAAATGAAGGAAATGAAACGTGGCCATGTTTATTTAATTTCGTATCCATCGCTTCGTCAAGATATTTTGAATCTCGCGGATGTCGCCTTTTCAAGTGTTATTATTGATGAATCACAAGCCATCAAAAATTATCATACAAAAGCTTCACAAGCTGTTCGAGCATTGAAACGGAACCATGTTTTTGCATTAAGTGGAACACCTCTTGAAAATAGCATTGATGAACTTTGGGCGATTTATCAAACATTAATGCCAGGATTTTTCCCATCACTACGAAAATTTAAAGAAATTCCATACGAAAATATTGCGAAAATGATTCGACCATTTTTACTTCGTCGTCTTAAACAAGATGTAGTAAAAGAATTACCTGATAAAATTGAGACGAACCTTTATTCTGAATTGACCGATGAACAAAAAACGATTTACTTGGCTTATTTAGAAAAAATTCAAGCTGACTTGGAAGAAAGTAGTGGCAATGCATCTGAAGAGCGGATTAAATTATTAGCGGGGTTAACCCGTTTACGCCAAATTTGCTGTGATCCTAGTCTTTTTGTCGAAAATTATCAAGGTGAATCTGGTAAACTACTACAATTATTTGATACAATACAAACAGCGAGAGAAAATGGTAAACGAATCTTGATTTTTTCTCAGTTCACTGGAATGCTTGCGATAATTCGCCGTAAGCTAGAAGAAGATGGTCAAACATTCTTCTATATGGACGGTAAAACACCATCGAGAACAAGATTGGATATGGTTAATTCTTTTAATGAAGGGGAGAACGATATTTTCTTGATTTCTTTAAAGGCTGGAGGAACAGGGCTGAATCTAGTTGGTGCCGACACAGTGATTTTATATGATTTATGGTGGAATCCAGCTGTAGAAGAACAAGCAACTGGACGGGCTCACCGAATTGGTCAAAAACGTGTTGTCCAAGTTTTCCGAATGATTACAAAAGGTACCATTGAAGAACGAATTTTTGATTTACAAAAGAAAAAACAAGCACTGGTGGATGAACTTATCCAACCAGGTGAACAAATGCTAGGAAAACTTAGCACAGAAGAAATTAAACAAATCTTACAAATGGATAATGGAAGGGCTGAAAAATAA